From the genome of Deltaproteobacteria bacterium:
CCCTTTTCCATTTCCCGTTGATATTCCATCCATACCGCTTCCTGAATTAGTGGCTCTGCTGCCGACCGGCTTGGTTTTATCAACATCAACGATAAAGTTAAATCCCCAATTTACATTTTTCAGATGCCTTATCTGTGCATCAGTACGTCTGCGAGCGATAAACCAGGCAACAACATTAAAATTCCTTTCATACCTTTCCAGGGAGTTTGGATTGGTTACTCTCGGGTCGTTCCAGGGTGGTCTATGGCCGGGCGTATCATTCATACTTTCACTGACTGAGGTTCCGGAACCTGTGACGGGTGAAAAGGACCCCGTGTAATACCATGGGGCAGGCGTTCCGGCGATAGCATCCCTGAGAGGCAGGGAACTTTTATGGTATCGCAAGTAAGACTTCTCGTATCTTGCCTCGATATCATAAGGTGAATAAACAGTCTGGATATACCCGACATCCCACTTACTGGCTTCAGCATTATCGCCTGTAACACTCACCGTTCCACTAGAACGGAACGTCGGCGCCGCAATACTGGGTCCTGCCGCATTTTCCGTTAAGTTTGCATTTCCCGATCCGGTGGCGGAAAAAGCCGTCACATTAAATGCCACAGGCGCAGGAGATGCGGCGCCACCACCGCCGCCGCCTGAACCGGACCTGCAGCTTACGAGAAACTTTTCAAGCCATGACCTTGTGTGTCTTTTCATAGCGGCATCCCTGCCCTTTTGCTCACCATGGTGCTCATCGGGATAAAAGCCCAGACAGGCGTGCTTGAGCGCAGCGCCTCGTCCGTAGGCGTGTTTTGGAATCATTATGCCGGCAACAATAGGAAGACCTCCGGGAACTAATAAAGCAAGCTTCCAGCACATGGAAGAACATAGCCTTCGGGTCGGAATTTTCCATGTTGTAAAGTTATGTGAGAAGGTATCCTGGAACCTGTGCAATCCCGCGCCAAATGCCCTGATATCGCAGGCAGTAATTGCTCTGTTCATATCCCCAACAGCTACACTGCGGGCAGGGAAATGAAGCATATCCCTGCCGCTGACAAGGGGATTTAAAATTTCTGTGGGTGTGGTTATCCAGGGATGTCTCCAGCCCGTATCAACAGCCTGGTCTTCAAAGGCGACCGTTCCGGCCTCAACTGCACTGTATCCGACATTGGCCGCCTCCTGCAGGGTCATGTGATAATGTATGTCCTCTGCGTACCTCTGAATAAAAGGACGGGGAACGTTCTGATTAATATTGACCTTCCTTTTTATCTCCGCTGCCGCAGGCTTGCCGTTGCCGAAAGAGCCCCTTAATGGAGAAACCCCTTTTTTACCTTCTTTTGTGCCGGGCAACTCCATTCGCAAGACTTTATCGGCTACGCTGTCCGCCTCCTGTTCATAAGCATCTCCCGACTTGTTAACGATGAGCTTCGGTTGTGCTCCCGCAAAAATACCTTTTATACACTCCCAGATGACTCCGCCTGCACGTTTGATCCATTCCCAGGCTGCAAGCAAAGCCCTGCCGATAGCGCGGGCAATACGCTTGATCCACTCCCAGGCCGCCAGAAGCCCTCTCCCGATAGCACGGCCGACTTCCTTGATCCACTCCCAGGCTGCCAGGAGCCCTCTGCCAATGGCACGGCCGATACTTTTGACCCACTCCCAGGCCGCCAGAATGCCCCTGCCGATGGAACGGCCGATATCTTTAATCCACTCCCAGGCTGCCAGGATTCCCCTGCCGATTGAGCGGCCGATACCTCTGATCCAATTCCAGGCCGAGAGAATTCCCCTGCCGATGGAACGGCCCACACCCCTGATCCAGCCCCAGGCGGACAACACGCCTCTACCGATAGAACGACCCACACCCCGAATCCAGCCCCAGGCGGATGACGCTCCTCTGCCGATAGTGCGCCCCACACTTCTAACCCCGCTCCATACAGCTCTCCCCACCGATGCAGCGCCTTCCCAGAGGTCGCCAAAAAAACCGCACTGCACGTCAGGCGCAGCAGAATCTTTTCCGGCAACCTGCCCTTTATTATCCGGCTTGGACTGTAAAGTTGCCGCTCCTCCCTGCTGCACAACATGGGTCAATTCATGACCCATGAGCCGTTTGCCCTGCGTTGATCCCGGATCATACCGTCCTTCTCCGAAATAAACATCTTTCCCGACAGTAAATGCCTGCGCGCCAAGCTGTCTTGACAATTGGCCCGCATCGGAACCGGTATGTATGCGCACATTACTGAAATCAGCCCCGAAACGGGGCTCGAAGAATGAGCGGTCCGACTCGGGAAGCGGTCTCCCGCCCCCTTTTGTGGCGTTGATCCCCCCTTCAACAGACGACGCCACTTCAGATGCGCCACCTCCATTTTCGCTGGCCTGGACAGGTTCTTCCTCTTCAGGCTGACGCTGAACGGCATCATTTTCTTCCTCAGACTGCCGCTGGAGAAGCTTTCCCTGCAGGGGCTCTTCCTCTTCCGACTGCTTTTGAACTTCCTTTTCTTCAGGCTGCCTTCTGACAAGAGGCGTTATTTCTGCGGCAAGGGGTTTTGTCTGCAATGCTTCTTCGTTCCCGCACGGAGAACCTTCGCCAAGGGGTCAGGTCGGTTTGGGCCGTATCTGCGGCCCCGGCATACTCATAACCCGCTCGGATACGCTGTCCGCTTCCTGTTCGTATTTGTCATCCCGCCGGCCGATGGTCAGTTTGGCCTGTACCCCGGACCTCTGTATAAGCGTGGAAAGCTGTGCTGTTTTGGCGCCGGCCTTCGGATTAACAGGCGGACCGCAGGAATTAGCGGGGCTGCGGGACGAAATAATCCTCCTGAGCGCATCGGCGTCATTATCAGCTTTTCGCTGAAGTTGTATTGTGGCGCCATCTGACTGCTGCCGTGCCGCAGCAGTCGTGGATGAGCCTTTATGAGCAGCTTTTGCCAGAGCTTTCATAAATCATCCCCAATTAATTGATTGACTATTCCCCTCAATATTCCACATAAACGGCATGCCCTTCCTCAACCATCAGGTCATTGACGTTTATCCACCCTCCATTCCCGTCGGGCAGTATAATTTCAGCCAGATAACGGCCATACTTCCCTTTTTTATCCTTAACGGTCTTGATCAATATCTCCTTTTCGCCGATGCGGCTAATCAAAAAATCCCGCGAGAGCAAACCCGCCGGTCTCTCAGCGCCCCTGATCTCAGGTGCATTAATCCTGCTGAACCTGAGTTTTTCGCCATGCACCCATGTGCCGAGCCCCAGATCTATGTCGACAGTGCAGGTATCCCCGTCATAAACGGAACATACCAGCGCCCGGTAATAATAAAGATTCTCTTCCACTTCCTCCCCCTTATCATAAATTTGTTATTTACCCGTCTTCTGCATCAACAGGCACATCATAATCCACTGAAAGGCGCTGAACCAGGCAATGACCAGCGCCGTAAAAAAATAGTCGGGCAGCCACCAGAATTCGAAGAGCCTGGGCCTGTAAAAAGCCACCAGCACGAAGGCCGCCCAGTGGCCGAAACAGTACCCGCAGGAAAACATCTCTCCCAAAAAAGAACTCTTCCCCTTTAGCCACTCTCTAAAGGGCAGAAACAACTTTGCTTCGGCGACGGTAAAGGAGAGGCAAGCGTTCACAAAAGAAAGATAAATTATCTTCTCCATTGCACCCTGGCTAACAGCCGCCGCTGCAGTGGGCCACCGGCCTCAGCATGTACTTTTTTATCCATATATTCATAATCCTGTACTCCTCTTTTAATGTCGGCCAACGAGACAGTTAACTAACCGTCAGGCTTCCTCTGGTATGCAATTTAACTCTCAACCCGACGGGGGTACCTTTATTAATACCGCCGGTTGATAAACGCAACTTGTGTTTTCCGGCTTTAAGGGTAAATGTAAAGGTATGTGTTTTCCCCGGTATCCGTTTATACTGTCCACCTCCTTTACTGCCGGCTTTTACTTTTTTTGTGGTGCTCTTATCCAGGATAATGGGAAAGTGTGAGGGGCCTGAAATATGATGAGCGTCCCCTTCCCATTCGCCGGAAATTTTAACTTTCACCTTTTTACAACTATCGGTTGTATAAAAAACAACATCAACATAATTAAAAAAAGAGGCCCTCAGGCTATGAACGCCTGCACAGCTTTTCCCGCCTTTCATCTGCACCGTATCGGCAGACCTGTTTATTTTTCTGCTCTGCTGCAATACATGGGTCAATTCATGGGCGAGAAGGCGTTTGCCGCCGCTTGTTTCCGGCGAATAGTAACCGGAACCGAATACAATATCCTTTCCCTTTGTAAAGGCTTTGGCATTAATAGCCTTTGCCAAACCGGCGGCCCTGGAATCAAGATGAATTCTTACGCCTCTGAAATCAGCGCCGAAGCGGGGCTCAAAAAATTTGCGTGTCGATTCCGGCAGGGGCCGGCCGCCGCCTTTTATGGCCTTAATGCCGCTTTCGGCAGAAGAAGAGAGGGCCCGGCTATTTTGCCCTCTTTCCTTTGCCTGAACTTCTTTTTCCTCTTCTTCGGGCTGCTGCTGAACCCCCTCCTCTTCTTCTTCGGGCCGGCGTTGAAGAAACTTTGCCTGAGCAGGTTCTTCCTCTTCTCCGGGCCGGCGCTGAAGCATCTTTGCCTGGACGGGCTCTTCTTCCTCTTTCTCCGGTGCCTCTACCTCACGCTGAAGCTGGTCCGCCTGCGCTTCCTCTTTTTCTTCCTCCTCCGGCTGACGTTGCGTCAACGGCGTAATCTGTTCCGCAAGCGCTTTGCCATGGACTTCCTCCTCTTTATCTTCCGCCTCCCTGCTGACCTGAGGGTCGGCTATCGCCATTACCCGGTCGGCCACACTGTCGGCTTCCCGCTCATATTTGCCGCCAGGCGTTCCTACCTTCAGCTTCGGCTGAACAGGGGAGGTCTCTATCAGACTGCTGAGTTGCGAAACCTGCGAATCGGCCTTTCTCTGCATCATCCCACTTTCACCGGCGCTTTGATCTCCCGGCTGATTTGAAGATTGTCTTTTTCTGCGCCTGCGGCCTCTTGTCCTCATAAGCTTCCCCCTCCCTTCAAGACGTTTTCCCCTCTTTTTGCAGTTCCTTTCGGATACCTTCTTTTATGTCACTCAGAAATACAGCGCCCTTATTCCCTTTCAGCATCATCAGCGCGGCGTAGCGCACCACGTTCATAATGGCCCCTCCCGAGAGTTCATAGTCAGCCGCAATTTGTGATAGATTGACATTATCTGAAAAATTAATTTTTTCCGGGAAGGCATTATTCCAAAGCAGGCTTCGCTCTTTCTGTCCGGGCATGGGAAAGTGGATGATGGACTGGAATCTTCGTGAAAAGGCTTCATCAATGTTTGATTTGAGGTTCGAGGCCAGAATAACCACCCCCTCATAATCTTCTACCCGCTGAAGCAGGTAGGAAACCTCCTGATTGGCAAAACGGTCATGAGCGTCATTGATGTTGGTGCGTTTCCCGAAAAGGGCGTCGGCCTCATCAAAAAAGAGCACCCAGTTTTTATGTTCGGCCTTGCTGAAAACCTTTTCGAGATTTTTTTCCGTTTCTCCGATATATTTTGAAACAACCATGGAAAGATCGATGCAGTAAACTTCCAGCCCCGTAGCCTTTCCAAGGAGTGAAGCCGTAAAGGTCTTTCCCGTCCCCGGAGGGCCATAAAAGAGACATCGATATCCAGGCTTGATCTTTCGCCGCAGATCAAGTTCATCGAGCAATATATGGCCATACTCTATCCATGCCCTGATCTCAAGGACTCTCTCCATGGTATAGTGATCAAGCACGAGATCACTCCAGTCAAGCCCGGTCTCAATCTTTTTTGCCGGAAACCCGGCGCTGAATATGGGCTTGCGAATAGTTCCCGTCGTCGTCAGGTCGATAACCTCCCTGGAAAGCGTAAGGGTTCCGCTTAGCTCAGGCTCATGGGCAAGATTGCCGCTCAGTTTCAAAATATCATGTTTGGCAAAAAAGTGGTCGGCTTCGAAGAGCCTGGAAAAAGTAAGCCGCTTTTCCAGATCATCTCCGGCAAGAATAAAAAGGGCCGTTTCCCCCGTCGGCACAAAGGCATTGAGAGACTGGTCGTTTCTCCCTCCAAATTCTGTAAATACCCGTGAGTTTGCTGCATTTTTTGTAAAAAAAAGATCAAGCAGCTGCGGTTTGATGTGCGGAACCAGGCTTAGAATAAAAACAACCCGCTCGGCAAAGGTCATATTGTAATGAGTAATAAAATATCCGTAAACAGACTCGCCTCCGTCCAGGCCCGGCGGCATAATGTCAAATATATCATCATGGTCGAAGTCATGCCCGAAATGAAGTTTGATGCGCCCATCGAGCACTTTGAAAAACCAGTTCAGCTCATCTTCCAGAATGCAGGCGCTTGTAACCGGTGGACCGGTTACCACTCTACGCTGAGTATTTTCTTCATCCACGGCAAGGTTACTGTTGATATTCCCCATGGTAAACGCTCCATTAATATGTCGTAGGTTTTCCCTTCGACCTTCAAATGCCAGTTCTTTTCCTTCTCGGTAAGCGCCCCTTCTCTTTGCAGAAAGGATGTCCTCAAACCATCAACAGAGGTATTTCCCAATGCCTGCCAGTGACCGACAAGGGCCTTTAACAGCGCTTCCGATTCAGACTTTTCTTTTTTCCTCAAAGGGACCTTTCTCTCAAGCGGCTTTGACAGGTCCCATCCGCAAAGCAATTTATTGAGGGGCAGAAAATACTCCGGGCCCTGCTCCTCCCCCGTGGCAAGATATTGAAGCAGATGTATGGCCCGCATAGCGGAAGAATGATCGACAAAGCAGTCATCTTTTAAGAGATCGAGATGCCTGAAAAAGCGGGTCATGTAGGGCCAGAGAATGACAAGTCCGGCATTTTCAATGTATATGTCATCAGCAAGGGGTTCTCTTTCCCATGGTTCTCTCCCCCGGGCGTAACTTTCAAAATGCTCACCCCCCTGAGAAAAAGGCCCAGGCATCCTCTCTTTATCCCTGCTCGGGCCCGCTATCTCCCGGTGGAGGCCACCGCTCTCTTTCTCAAGCCCTCCTCCAGTGCCATCCTTTTGCCTTCGCTCTTCAACTGCTCTTCGCCCCGCTTCAGAAAAAGTTTTTTTCGCACTGACAGAAAGATCATTCTCCTCAAATTCATTTATGGCAATCCTCCCTCCGGGGCCGCTTCTTCCTCTCCCCTGGCGGGCAATGCGAACGCCATCTTTCGTAAAAACCGCCGCTCCCTCCTCCGGCAACGGTCTGCCCGCTTCATCCCCCTGGAAATCAGAAGTTTTTTCAACCCTCCCCTTTGCTCCCTTGTCTCCGGCAGGATCTGCTTTTCCGGAAGCAGCGTCGTCCCCACTGAATTGGGGCGCATCCTTTTCCTCTCTGCCCTTATTTTTTTTACGATTATCCCGATCATCTTTATCACCACCGCGCATATCCTTGATGAATATCCCGTCATCACTGAACCGGGCAAGCAAATGGGGAAGCCGGCTCTGAAAGGCAAGCCCCCTTTTTTTTAAGTTTCCCAGTTCATCGGCAAAAAGTAAAGCCGCCCTTTTGAAATCCATCCCGCTTGTACGGGAAAAGGCTTGAACAATGGATGCAGCCATCTCTTTTTCGCTAAAAGACGCTCCACCATTAAAAAGGAGCTGATCCAACATGGCGCCCCGCATCACAGATCGAATTTGAGGCCGGGAAAGGGGCGCAAGCTTTGCCTTATTGGCCATGGACAGCATATCCGTCATAAAACCGGCAAGCCACCCCGACGCATGGGGTTTTAGTATTTGGGAAACCCTTAAAAACAGCTCGTCTGTAAACTGGTAAAGAAAGCGCTTTCCGGCATTTTGACGGGACAGCTCTTTTGCAATAAGTGATTTGAGTTCCGGCGCCGGCTCTTCGAGTAATGTGAGAAATACCTTCTCCAGATCTCCCATACTCATCTTTTCCGCCCACCAGGGGAAGGTTCCACTTCTCAGGAAATGACTGATCAACGCCAGGTTGTATCTTTCCTGCGTCATCACTTCGTCATCCCGCCCCCCTTCTCCCGGGTCATAATTGACGGGAGCCGGGGACGCGCCTGTTGCCGGGGAAAGGCCCCTTTTTTCCTCACTCCCTTGCAAGTGCTGCTCACTTAACCGGGCCTGCCCAAGCCTGTCGGAAAGCGCTTCATAAAAAAGCGTCCTTATCTTCCCCTTAAAGGCTTCTTCCATATTCAGCAGGGGGATTCTACCGATATCGATCTCCAGCTTATCGATAAAAATATGCTCATCCCTGCCGACCAGCATTCCACAGATATCATCGAGAATCGGGACGGTATCGCTTGTGTAGAAAGCGCTGAGCCGGTTCTGGATCTGCCACGCTTCATCCTGACGGGCAATACGGATATGCAGTACCTGCTTTTTTATGATGTGTTTATGATGGGCCGTCATTTTTTATCAATCACCCTCTTTCCGGTTTAAGTTGAAAGCCGTTAATTAAGGACAGAGTCACCGGGGGCGTAAAGATCAGGACCCTCTATTTCACAGGTTTCCATAAATAAACCCTTAATTTTCAAATATCTTTTCACGCTGCCTTCCCACCTTATCCCGGCAGACGGCAATACGCCCGCCGGGGTCCCGGTTTTTTTACATCAATAATTTAATGTTCTTATTGAGCACTTTTTTCTCCGGGTTTTCGGTGACAATAGCAGTCATATTCTCCGTAACCACCGCTTTGTCCTCTGCATCAAGCCTGCTGATGCTCTCTTTCAGGCCCGTGGCAATATATTCGGAAGTCCCGTCCGTCGCTTTCAGATCTTTATCTTCAGCCCCCAACGTTCTTAAATAGCCGCTCAGACTGGAATTCATTAATTCAAGGTTTAGCTCTCTCTTCTTCGTCAATTCGGGCGTTGCGCCCGAGACCTCAATTGCTTTGCTGATATCTGTCGCATTGTCGACAAGGGCGTCGAATACCCCGGCAAACTCCCTGGTTATTGCCGTGTTTTCACTGCCGGCCATAAAATTATCGGGATTTGCTTCATATTTATTATTCACATCGTCAAAAAAGGTTCCAACCGATTCAACGTTATATTTTAGTCTGGGATCAGAAGGAATAATATCCACATACTTTCCTTCA
Proteins encoded in this window:
- a CDS encoding DUF4157 domain-containing protein; translation: MQTKPLAAEITPLVRRQPEEKEVQKQSEEEEPLQGKLLQRQSEEENDAVQRQPEEEEPVQASENGGGASEVASSVEGGINATKGGGRPLPESDRSFFEPRFGADFSNVRIHTGSDAGQLSRQLGAQAFTVGKDVYFGEGRYDPGSTQGKRLMGHELTHVVQQGGAATLQSKPDNKGQVAGKDSAAPDVQCGFFGDLWEGAASVGRAVWSGVRSVGRTIGRGASSAWGWIRGVGRSIGRGVLSAWGWIRGVGRSIGRGILSAWNWIRGIGRSIGRGILAAWEWIKDIGRSIGRGILAAWEWVKSIGRAIGRGLLAAWEWIKEVGRAIGRGLLAAWEWIKRIARAIGRALLAAWEWIKRAGGVIWECIKGIFAGAQPKLIVNKSGDAYEQEADSVADKVLRMELPGTKEGKKGVSPLRGSFGNGKPAAAEIKRKVNINQNVPRPFIQRYAEDIHYHMTLQEAANVGYSAVEAGTVAFEDQAVDTGWRHPWITTPTEILNPLVSGRDMLHFPARSVAVGDMNRAITACDIRAFGAGLHRFQDTFSHNFTTWKIPTRRLCSSMCWKLALLVPGGLPIVAGIMIPKHAYGRGAALKHACLGFYPDEHHGEQKGRDAAMKRHTRSWLEKFLVSCRSGSGGGGGGAASPAPVAFNVTAFSATGSGNANLTENAAGPSIAAPTFRSSGTVSVTGDNAEASKWDVGYIQTVYSPYDIEARYEKSYLRYHKSSLPLRDAIAGTPAPWYYTGSFSPVTGSGTSVSESMNDTPGHRPPWNDPRVTNPNSLERYERNFNVVAWFIARRRTDAQIRHLKNVNWGFNFIVDVDKTKPVGSRATNSGSGMDGISTGNGKGPLTPKLSGTISNNANVRTLVPRPPWP
- a CDS encoding thermonuclease family protein, which gives rise to MEENLYYYRALVCSVYDGDTCTVDIDLGLGTWVHGEKLRFSRINAPEIRGAERPAGLLSRDFLISRIGEKEILIKTVKDKKGKYGRYLAEIILPDGNGGWINVNDLMVEEGHAVYVEY
- a CDS encoding contractile injection system tape measure protein translates to MTAHHKHIIKKQVLHIRIARQDEAWQIQNRLSAFYTSDTVPILDDICGMLVGRDEHIFIDKLEIDIGRIPLLNMEEAFKGKIRTLFYEALSDRLGQARLSEQHLQGSEEKRGLSPATGASPAPVNYDPGEGGRDDEVMTQERYNLALISHFLRSGTFPWWAEKMSMGDLEKVFLTLLEEPAPELKSLIAKELSRQNAGKRFLYQFTDELFLRVSQILKPHASGWLAGFMTDMLSMANKAKLAPLSRPQIRSVMRGAMLDQLLFNGGASFSEKEMAASIVQAFSRTSGMDFKRAALLFADELGNLKKRGLAFQSRLPHLLARFSDDGIFIKDMRGGDKDDRDNRKKNKGREEKDAPQFSGDDAASGKADPAGDKGAKGRVEKTSDFQGDEAGRPLPEEGAAVFTKDGVRIARQGRGRSGPGGRIAINEFEENDLSVSAKKTFSEAGRRAVEERRQKDGTGGGLEKESGGLHREIAGPSRDKERMPGPFSQGGEHFESYARGREPWEREPLADDIYIENAGLVILWPYMTRFFRHLDLLKDDCFVDHSSAMRAIHLLQYLATGEEQGPEYFLPLNKLLCGWDLSKPLERKVPLRKKEKSESEALLKALVGHWQALGNTSVDGLRTSFLQREGALTEKEKNWHLKVEGKTYDILMERLPWGISTVTLPWMKKILSVEW
- a CDS encoding DUF4157 domain-containing protein; this translates as MRTRGRRRRKRQSSNQPGDQSAGESGMMQRKADSQVSQLSSLIETSPVQPKLKVGTPGGKYEREADSVADRVMAIADPQVSREAEDKEEEVHGKALAEQITPLTQRQPEEEEKEEAQADQLQREVEAPEKEEEEPVQAKMLQRRPGEEEEPAQAKFLQRRPEEEEEGVQQQPEEEEKEVQAKERGQNSRALSSSAESGIKAIKGGGRPLPESTRKFFEPRFGADFRGVRIHLDSRAAGLAKAINAKAFTKGKDIVFGSGYYSPETSGGKRLLAHELTHVLQQSRKINRSADTVQMKGGKSCAGVHSLRASFFNYVDVVFYTTDSCKKVKVKISGEWEGDAHHISGPSHFPIILDKSTTKKVKAGSKGGGQYKRIPGKTHTFTFTLKAGKHKLRLSTGGINKGTPVGLRVKLHTRGSLTVS
- a CDS encoding ATP-binding protein; its protein translation is MGNINSNLAVDEENTQRRVVTGPPVTSACILEDELNWFFKVLDGRIKLHFGHDFDHDDIFDIMPPGLDGGESVYGYFITHYNMTFAERVVFILSLVPHIKPQLLDLFFTKNAANSRVFTEFGGRNDQSLNAFVPTGETALFILAGDDLEKRLTFSRLFEADHFFAKHDILKLSGNLAHEPELSGTLTLSREVIDLTTTGTIRKPIFSAGFPAKKIETGLDWSDLVLDHYTMERVLEIRAWIEYGHILLDELDLRRKIKPGYRCLFYGPPGTGKTFTASLLGKATGLEVYCIDLSMVVSKYIGETEKNLEKVFSKAEHKNWVLFFDEADALFGKRTNINDAHDRFANQEVSYLLQRVEDYEGVVILASNLKSNIDEAFSRRFQSIIHFPMPGQKERSLLWNNAFPEKINFSDNVNLSQIAADYELSGGAIMNVVRYAALMMLKGNKGAVFLSDIKEGIRKELQKEGKTS